The genomic region GACCGCGGGGAACATCGCCACGCGCAGCTGGTTGCGGCCCAGCTTGCGGTACGGCTCGGTGTCCACGACGCCGTTGGTGCGCAGCACCTTGGCGATCGCGGCGGCGTCGACGTCGTCGCTGAAGTCGATCGTTCCGACGACCTGCGAGCGCTTGGCCGGGTCGGTGACGAACGGCGTGGCCACCGCCGACTTCTCGGCCCAGGTGTAGAGGATCGAGGAGGACTCGGCGGTGCGCGCCACCGTCCAGTCCAGACCGCCCTGGCCGTTCATCCACTCCAACTGCTCGGCGAGCAGCAGCAGCGTGGCCACGGCCGGGGTGTTGTAGGTCTGGTCCTTGCGGGAGTTGTCCACGGCGGTGGTCAGCGAGAAGAACTCGGGGACGTACCGGCCGCTCGCGGCGATCTCGTCGACCCGGGCCAGCGCCTTGGGCGACATGACGGCCAGCCACAGGCCGCCGTCGGCCGCGAAGCTCTTCTGCGGGGCGAAGTAGTAGACGTCGGTCTCGGCGATGTCCACGGGCAGCCCGCCCGCGCCGCTGGTGGCGTCCACGAGCACGAGGGCGTCGTCGTCGGCGCCGGCGACCCGCTTGATCGGGGCGGCCACACCGGTGGAGGTCTCGTTGTGGGTGAGCGCGTACACGTCCACGCCCGCCTCGGCGACGGCCTCGCCGTGGCTGCCGGGGTCGGTGGAGATGACGGTGGGCTCCGACAGCCACGGAGCGCCCTTGGCGACCTTCGCGAACTTGCTGGAGAACTCACCGAAGGCCAGGTGCTGCGACTTGGAGCGCAGCAGTCCGTGGGCGGCGATGTCCCAGAAGGCGGTGGTGCCGCCGTTGCCGAGCACGACCTCGTAGCCCTCGGGCAGGGAGAACAGGTCGCGCACGCCGGAACGCACGCGGGAGACCAGGGACTTCACCGGCTTCTGGCGGTGGGAGGTCCCCATGTAGCGGGGGCCGGAGGCGGCCAGCGCGTCGAGCTGCGCTGGGCGGACTTTGGACGGGCCACTGCCGAAGCGTCCGTCGGCGGGCAGCAGGTTCGCGGGAATCTGAATCTCGTCGGTCACGGTCACCAGGGTAGTGGCCGCGGTCACGACACCACCGGTCAGGGCGGTTTCTCGCAGCGTGAAATCACGTGAGGGCGCACCAGCGCGTCACAGGCGCCCTGGCTCCGGGCGGTCGGCGGCGGCCCGGATCCGTGCGACGGGAACGGAGGAACGGGACCGGAGGAAGTGACGTGCGTTCGGGCGCCGTGCCCGGGGTCGGGTGGCGCGGGGCAGCCCCGACACGAGAAGATGCCCACTGTGGACCACCGAGACCCCG from Nocardiopsis aegyptia harbors:
- the serC gene encoding phosphoserine transaminase, producing the protein MTVTDEIQIPANLLPADGRFGSGPSKVRPAQLDALAASGPRYMGTSHRQKPVKSLVSRVRSGVRDLFSLPEGYEVVLGNGGTTAFWDIAAHGLLRSKSQHLAFGEFSSKFAKVAKGAPWLSEPTVISTDPGSHGEAVAEAGVDVYALTHNETSTGVAAPIKRVAGADDDALVLVDATSGAGGLPVDIAETDVYYFAPQKSFAADGGLWLAVMSPKALARVDEIAASGRYVPEFFSLTTAVDNSRKDQTYNTPAVATLLLLAEQLEWMNGQGGLDWTVARTAESSSILYTWAEKSAVATPFVTDPAKRSQVVGTIDFSDDVDAAAIAKVLRTNGVVDTEPYRKLGRNQLRVAMFPAVEPSDVQALTECIDHVLTRLS